GGCCCACCGAGCCCATGGTGTTCACCACGCCGAGCACCGCGGCCACGATGCCGAAGGCCGGCAGCGCGCCGGCCAGGCGGGCAATGGCGGCCACCGGCGCATGCTGCTCGTGATGGTGCGTCTCGATCTCGCTGTCCATCAGGCTTTCGATCTCGTGCGCATTGAGGTTGCCCGAGACCATCATGCGCAGGTAGTCGGTGATGAACTCGACCACGTGATGATCGCTGCCGACGGTGGCGTACTTCTGGAACAGCGGCGATGCGTGTGGATCCTCGACGTCCTTCTCGATGGACATCAGTCCCTCCTTGCGCGCCTTCTGCAGGATGTCGAACAGCAGCGCCATCAGCTCCATGTAGCGCGCCTTCGAGTACTTCGATCCCTTCAGCAGGCCGGGGATGGCGCCTATCGTCGCCTTCAGCACCTTCGGCTGGTTGTTCACCGTGAACGCCCCCAGCGCACCGCCCAGGATGGCCAGCAGCTCGGTCGGCAGGGCGTGCAGGATCACGCCGATGTTGCCGCCATGGACGATGTAGGCGCCGAAGATGCACCCGAGCGCAACGACGTAGCCGATGATGACGAACATGGTGTGCGTTATTCGAGGAATCGCGGCCGCCACGATGTGCGGCGGCTGATCTGCCGGCTTTATCGGCCCGCAAGCGTTTCACTTGAGTGTGGCCGCAGAACCCGCCCCGTGATCGCCACAACAACCGACCTTCCACCACCCACATACCCAGAAGGCCCGCGGGCAACGCCCGCTCGTCCTTCATGCTGGAGCCTCCCTCCCGGAGGGAGGCTGGAGGGAGCAGTGAATTCAGCGGCCCAGGGCCCGCTTTTTTTGCCGTCCAAGGACGGCAAAAAAAACGGGCCCTCGCGGGGCCCTGTGGAAAGCACACTTGGAATGTGCCAGGAGGAGACAAGACAAGGAACGGAACGTTCAAGTTATCGGCGGTGGGAGGGCAACTTTCAAATGCCTTCGCGTCGCCGATGCCGAGAGCGTGAATTAGTGCATCTGAATGCCGCCCGCCGAGCGGCCCTTGCCGGCGCGCGCCGGCGGGTTGCACAGGCCGCACACGTAGTGCTTGGCGATCTCGTGCGGGTGGGTGACGAACTTGCCGCCGCACTTGGAGCAGGGGGTCAGCGTGAGCATGCCGTTGTCGACGAACTTCACCAGGCGCCAGGCGCGGGTGACCGACAGCAGCGCTTCCAGGCCCTGCGCGGTGGTCTGTTCCTGGTAGAGCTGGTAGGCCTTGATGACGGTGTCGATCTCGTCCATCTCGGCCACCTTGTTCAGGTATTCGTGGATGTTGAGGAAGAGCGAGGCGTGGATGTTGGGCTGCCAGGTCATGAACCAGTCGGTCGAGAACGGCAGCTGGCCCTTGCTCGGCGACTTGCCCGAGACTTCCTTGTACAGCCGCAGCAGGCGCTCGTAGGACAGGTCGGTCTCCGACTCGAGGACCTGCAGGCGGGCACCCAGGTTGATCAGGGTGACGGCGCGCTCGATCTGCTTGGCTTCGGTCAGGATGCTCTTGGTACGCATGATGTGTGCCTGGTCTTGTGATGGCCCGGGTGAAACCAGCGTTTCACCCGGGCGGCGGTGGCGTCCCAACGACGCTTCCCTTCCCCTTGAAATTCTTTCAGGCGGCTTCCTGGTGCCGGCCCGCCATCAGGATCGACGCATGCAGGCGCGTCGTCGTGTCGTTGGCGGCCTTGCCGTGGTTGGTGAGCAGGCCCCACACCAGGTCGTCGTCCATGCGGAACTTGCACAGCAGCGTGTTGCCGGAGGCGATCTTCATCATCTGGGCCGGGCTCAGCAGCGCGATCAGCGCAGCGTTCTCCTCGCTGATGCCCAGGCGGTACAGCGCCTGCTCGCGGTCCGCCCGGATCAGGCTTTGCGCCAGCATCAGGTAGGACAGGTTGGCTTCGCGGATTTCGCTGAGGATCTGGTCGGCGTTCATGGGTGTCTGGGCTCCGGTGTGTCTTGCTCTGGTGTTTGATCTGTCTTGCGTCGAAGGGTTGGTGATTGCTTCAACGTGAAACGGATTGTGGTCACCGGAGATGGGGGCCGACATCAGGTCAGTTCTGTGGCTTGAGTCCCGCTTCTTCCATGGGGCAAGTAAGGCAAATTCCTACAGGCAGACCCTGCCCCGGCCAAGCGTGAAGTCCGATACGAAATGGAAAGACTGCGGCCGATCACCGGCCAATTCCGCAGATCGCGCTTCTTGACTTCTTGCGCAGGAGTGCGCAAGCGGCAGCCCTAAAGTTCTGGAATGAGCGCTCCGATAAGCATCCCAACGCTCTCGGGACTTCGGAAACGGGAGGCGTGGTCCGGTTAGCCGGCCGAGGGTTGGACAGCGATCAGCGCTTCAGGACTCAACGGTTGACTAGCGTCGGGCGGCTGGTGTGAAGGGCATGGGGCCCGCACACCGCAGGCAACGGTGCGAAGCAGGTCCGCCTTCGACGCACAAACGCATGTAACGCCGGCGGCTAGGCCGGGAGTCCGTCAACTATCAGGAGCCTTTCAATCATGGCTATGTCGATCAATACCAACATCTCGTCGCTCACCGCCCAGCGCAGCTCGGGCAAGGTGCAAGACGCTCTTTCCACCGCGATGGCTCGCCTGTCTTCGGGCCTGCGCATCAACAGCGCCAAGGACGACGCCGCCGGCCTCGCCATCACCGAGCGCTTCTCGACGCAGATCCGCGGCCTGAACCAGGCGGCGCGCAACGCCAACGACGCCATCTCGCTGTCGCAGACGGCCGAAGGCGCGCTCGCTGAAGTCTCGAACAACCTGCAGCGCATCCGCGAGCTGGCCGTCCAGTCGGCCAACGCCACCAACAGCGCCAGCGACCGTGCCGGTCTGCAGCAGGAAGTCTCGCAGCTGATCGCCGAAGTGGACCGCGTGGCCACGCAGACCGAGTTCAACGGCCTCAAGCTGCTCGACGGCAGCTTCACCAGCAAGGCTTTCCAGGTCGGCGCCAATGCCAACCAGACCATCGACATCAGCGCCATCGCGAGCGCACGCACGACGGCGATGGGCCAGGGCTACGGCTCGACGATCGCCGGCACCACGCTGACCGCGGCCACGGGCATCACCGCCGCCGGCCAGTTCACGATCCAGCTCGGCACGACGACCGCGGTCGACGTCTTCACCGCCTCGGGCGGCGCGGCCATCGCGGGCGACGCGAAGTCGCTGGCCAATGCGATCAACGCCTCCGGCATCTCGGGCCTGACCGCCACCGCCGCGGCCACCAGCAGCGCCGCCGGCACCTACACCGACACCGGTGCCGTCACCGCCGGCACCGCCACGCTGACGCTCAACGGCATCGGCATCTCGCTGAACGTGACCGGCGTGGGTGCCACCGACGTGGCCAACACCCTGGCCGCGATCAACCAGAACAGCGCCGCCACCGGAGTGTCCGCAGTCGCCAACGGCGGCGGTGGTCTCACGCTGACGGCCGCCGACGGCCGCAACATCACGATGGCCTATGCCAACGGCACCGCCACCGTCGCCACTGCCGACGACATGGGCCTGACCGGCGTCGCCGCGACGACCTACGGCTCGTACAGCCTGTCGTACAACGGCAGCAGCACGGTCACCGTCGCCGGCTCGGCCGCCGCGGGTGTCAAGGGCGTGGCCAACGCCGCGACCAACGCGCAAGCCACCGGCACGGCCGTCAAGAACGTCGACATCTCGACGGTGGCCGGCGCCAACGCGGCGATCCGTTCCATGGACAACGCGCTCGACACGGTCAACAGCCAGCGTGCGGCCCTGGGCGCCTACCAGAACCGCTTCTCCTCGACGATCTCGAGCCTGCAGACGACCAGCGAGAACCTGTCGGCTTCGCGCAGCCGCATCCAGGACGCCGACTTCGCCGCGGAAACCGCCGCCCTGTCGCGTGCCCAGGTGCTGCAGCAGGCCGCCACGGCGATGGTCGCGCAGGCGAACCAGCTGCCGCAGCAAGTGCTGCAACTGCTGCGCTGATCTCCGGCGAGGCCGAGGCCTCGCGCTCACGACAAGGCCCGTGCCCGGCTTCGCGCCGCACGGGCCTTTTCTCGTCCGACCCTGTGCTGGTGTGCGAACTGACCGACTTTGTTCGCTCTTTTCGTGGCTTCCTGCCGCCACCGGCCTCTCCACAATGAACTCACCACGTCCCGATGGGGCGTACGAGTCACCCATTGAAGGAGAGCCACCGTGGCCCAGACGATCAACACCAACATCTCGTCGCTGACCGCACAGCGCAGCGCGAGCAAGATCCAGGATCAGCTGTCGACCGCGATGGCTCGCCTGTCCTCGGGCCTGCGCATCAACAGCGCCAAGGACGACGCCGCCGGCCTCGCCATCTCGGAGCGCTTCACCACGCAGATCCGGGGCCTGAACCAGGCGGCGCGCAACGCCAACGACGGCATCTCGCTGTCGCAGACGGCCGAAGGCGCGCTCGCCGAAGTCTCGAACAACCTGCAGCGCATCCGGGAGCTGTCGATCCAGTCGGCCAACGCCACCAACAGCGCCACCGACCGCGTGGCACTGCAGCAGGAAGTGGCGCAGCTGATCGCCGAAGTGGACCGCGTGGCCACGCAGACCGAGTTCAACGGCCTCAAGCTGCTCGACGGCAGCTTCACGACCAAGAGCTTCCAGATCGGCGCCAACGCCAACCAGACCATCGACGTGGCCGGCATCGCCAGCGCACGCGCCACCGCGCTCGGCCAGGGCTACGGCTCGACGATCGCCGGCACCACGCTGGGCGCGACCACCGGCATCACCGCCGCGGGCCAGTTCACCCTCCAGGTGGGCACCAACACCGCCATCGACGTCTTCGCGGCCTCGGGCGGCGCGGCCATCGCGGGCGACGCGAAGTCGCTGGCCAATGCGATCAACGCCTCCGGCATCTCGGGCCTGACCGCCACCGCCGCGGCCACCAGCAGCGCCGCCGGCACCTACACCGACAGCGGCGCCGTCACTGCCGGCACCGCCACGCTGACGCTCAACGGCATCGGCATCTCGCTGAACGTGACCGGCGTGGGCGGCACCGACGTGGCCAACACCCTGGCCGCGATCAACCAGAACAGCGCCGCCACCGGCGTGTCCGCAGTCGCCAACGGCGGCGGCGGTCTCACGCTGACGGCCGCCGACGGCCGCAACATCACCATGGCCTATGCCAACGGCACCGCCACCGTCGCCACTGCCAGCGACCTCGGCCTCACCGGCGTGGCCGCGACCACCTACGGCTCCTACAGCCTGTCGTACACCGGCAGCAGCACCATCACGGTCGGCGGCTCGGCCGCGGCCAACGTGAAGGGCGTGGCCAATGGCGCCACCAACGCGCAGGCCACCGGCACGGCGGTGATGAACGTGGACATCTCCACCGTCGCCGGTGCCAACGCGGCGATCCGCTCGATGGACAACGCGCTCGACACGGTCAACAGCCAGCGTGCGGCCCTGGGCGCCTACCAGAACCGCTTCTCGTCCACGATCGCCAGCCTGCAGACGACCAGCGAGAACCTGTCGGCATCGCGCAGCCGCATCCAGGACGCCGACTTCGCCGCGGAAACCGCCGCCCTGTCGCGTGCCCAGGTGCTGCAGCAGGCCGCCACGGCGATGGTCGCGCAGGCGAACCAGCTGCCGCAGCAAGTGCTGCAACTGCTCAAGGGCTGACGAGGCCCTCACCCCGGCCCTCTTCCGCAAGCGGGAGAAGGAGCCGAGCGTCGTCTCAAGTTCTCCAGACCGCTGCCGATAAGGCCTGACGTACGGAAGGAATGTTGTCATGGCCACCATCTCTTCGCCCGGTGTCGGCAGCGGCCTCGATGTGAACAGCATCGTCACGCAGCTGGTGGCGATCGAGCGCCAGCCCATCGACAAGCTTCAGGCGCAGGCGGCGACGATCCAGACCAGGCTGTCGTCGTTCGGCCTGCTGCAGAGCTACACCTCGAACATCAGCGACATCGCGGCCCGGCTCGCCAAGCCGGAGTTCTGGACCTCGACCACCGCGTCGTCGTCCGACGCGACCTCGGTAGGCGTCAGCTTCGGTGCGACCGCGGCGGCGGGCTCGTACTCCGTGGCGGTCACGCAGCTCGCGCAGGCGCAGAGCCTGGCGTCCAAGGCCTATGCCGCCTCCAGCGCAGCGCCCGGCGCCG
The Piscinibacter sp. XHJ-5 DNA segment above includes these coding regions:
- the motA gene encoding flagellar motor stator protein MotA, whose translation is MFVIIGYVVALGCIFGAYIVHGGNIGVILHALPTELLAILGGALGAFTVNNQPKVLKATIGAIPGLLKGSKYSKARYMELMALLFDILQKARKEGLMSIEKDVEDPHASPLFQKYATVGSDHHVVEFITDYLRMMVSGNLNAHEIESLMDSEIETHHHEQHAPVAAIARLAGALPAFGIVAAVLGVVNTMGSVGQPPAILGGMIGSALVGTFLGILLAYCVVEPLGGLLEQKNDEGTKELQCIKTTLLASMQGYAPQVAVEFGRKVLYSADRPTFAELESHVKGKK
- the flhC gene encoding flagellar transcriptional regulator FlhC, producing the protein MRTKSILTEAKQIERAVTLINLGARLQVLESETDLSYERLLRLYKEVSGKSPSKGQLPFSTDWFMTWQPNIHASLFLNIHEYLNKVAEMDEIDTVIKAYQLYQEQTTAQGLEALLSVTRAWRLVKFVDNGMLTLTPCSKCGGKFVTHPHEIAKHYVCGLCNPPARAGKGRSAGGIQMH
- the flhD gene encoding flagellar transcriptional regulator FlhD, whose protein sequence is MNADQILSEIREANLSYLMLAQSLIRADREQALYRLGISEENAALIALLSPAQMMKIASGNTLLCKFRMDDDLVWGLLTNHGKAANDTTTRLHASILMAGRHQEAA
- a CDS encoding flagellin; this translates as MAMSINTNISSLTAQRSSGKVQDALSTAMARLSSGLRINSAKDDAAGLAITERFSTQIRGLNQAARNANDAISLSQTAEGALAEVSNNLQRIRELAVQSANATNSASDRAGLQQEVSQLIAEVDRVATQTEFNGLKLLDGSFTSKAFQVGANANQTIDISAIASARTTAMGQGYGSTIAGTTLTAATGITAAGQFTIQLGTTTAVDVFTASGGAAIAGDAKSLANAINASGISGLTATAAATSSAAGTYTDTGAVTAGTATLTLNGIGISLNVTGVGATDVANTLAAINQNSAATGVSAVANGGGGLTLTAADGRNITMAYANGTATVATADDMGLTGVAATTYGSYSLSYNGSSTVTVAGSAAAGVKGVANAATNAQATGTAVKNVDISTVAGANAAIRSMDNALDTVNSQRAALGAYQNRFSSTISSLQTTSENLSASRSRIQDADFAAETAALSRAQVLQQAATAMVAQANQLPQQVLQLLR
- a CDS encoding flagellin; the encoded protein is MAQTINTNISSLTAQRSASKIQDQLSTAMARLSSGLRINSAKDDAAGLAISERFTTQIRGLNQAARNANDGISLSQTAEGALAEVSNNLQRIRELSIQSANATNSATDRVALQQEVAQLIAEVDRVATQTEFNGLKLLDGSFTTKSFQIGANANQTIDVAGIASARATALGQGYGSTIAGTTLGATTGITAAGQFTLQVGTNTAIDVFAASGGAAIAGDAKSLANAINASGISGLTATAAATSSAAGTYTDSGAVTAGTATLTLNGIGISLNVTGVGGTDVANTLAAINQNSAATGVSAVANGGGGLTLTAADGRNITMAYANGTATVATASDLGLTGVAATTYGSYSLSYTGSSTITVGGSAAANVKGVANGATNAQATGTAVMNVDISTVAGANAAIRSMDNALDTVNSQRAALGAYQNRFSSTIASLQTTSENLSASRSRIQDADFAAETAALSRAQVLQQAATAMVAQANQLPQQVLQLLKG